In the genome of Nocardioides seonyuensis, one region contains:
- a CDS encoding calcium-binding protein has translation MHTSTGTVILVGWAFVVPLLPAVPASAAEAMCEGRAATHIGTEGDDVLVGTDGDDVMVGLGGDDTVSGLLGNDVICGDAGSDRLAGMAGDDRILGGRDSDAGGDVIWPGTGSDHVDAGLDPLTLEDYSVPADTIKYEDLLEAGVAGGIRVDLSTAALGGLGVVVEPSGTDHVVVAELLAIVGTREADVMIGSAYPDVLAGRGGADQIDGGGGHDALYADYSDNDVLPEADGPDEIDGGPGSDWIVLGRAGGTARGGEDPDHLAAGPASGQADLHGEDGADEILVAATEDVDVEGGAGRDSIVLGLTPGSRGISLDGGSSNDLALLHVRNAGFPQGSTITVDLARRVLHTGMRAGRLHSLELMGFIGKDEQWRVRGTHRNESVLLRGGRGLEARMGGGRDTVVGTRGPDVLDMGGGRDFANGRQGRDTCLAAERVRSCENVRGGRSDRAVRQAREQARDALGGVVPRTSAVPRLPVGGSGLHE, from the coding sequence ATGCACACATCCACAGGCACGGTGATCCTGGTCGGCTGGGCATTCGTCGTGCCGCTGCTCCCGGCCGTCCCGGCGAGCGCCGCCGAGGCGATGTGCGAGGGCCGGGCCGCGACGCACATCGGCACGGAGGGGGACGACGTGCTCGTCGGGACCGATGGCGACGACGTGATGGTCGGTCTGGGAGGCGATGACACCGTGTCCGGGCTCCTCGGCAACGACGTCATCTGCGGTGATGCGGGGTCGGACCGTCTGGCAGGCATGGCGGGCGACGACCGGATCCTGGGTGGGCGCGACAGCGACGCCGGTGGCGATGTCATCTGGCCGGGAACGGGCAGTGACCACGTCGATGCCGGTCTCGATCCACTGACTCTGGAGGACTACTCCGTCCCGGCGGACACCATCAAGTACGAAGACCTCCTCGAGGCCGGCGTTGCGGGTGGGATCCGCGTCGATCTCTCCACGGCTGCCCTGGGTGGGCTGGGCGTCGTGGTGGAGCCGTCGGGCACCGACCACGTCGTCGTGGCCGAGCTCCTGGCCATCGTGGGCACCCGTGAGGCGGACGTGATGATCGGCTCGGCGTACCCCGACGTGCTGGCGGGTCGCGGCGGCGCGGACCAGATCGACGGTGGCGGCGGACATGATGCCCTCTACGCCGACTACTCGGACAACGACGTGCTCCCGGAAGCCGACGGCCCGGACGAGATCGACGGAGGACCAGGCAGCGACTGGATCGTCCTGGGGCGGGCCGGGGGTACGGCGCGCGGCGGGGAGGATCCCGACCACCTCGCGGCCGGTCCGGCGAGCGGCCAGGCCGATCTCCATGGTGAGGACGGGGCGGACGAGATCCTCGTCGCAGCCACGGAGGACGTCGACGTCGAGGGTGGCGCCGGCCGGGACAGCATCGTCCTGGGCCTCACTCCCGGGTCGCGCGGCATCTCGCTGGACGGAGGCAGCTCGAACGATCTCGCCCTTCTCCACGTGCGCAACGCCGGTTTCCCGCAGGGATCCACCATCACCGTGGACCTGGCCCGCCGCGTGCTCCACACCGGCATGCGGGCCGGTCGGTTGCACAGCCTCGAGCTCATGGGGTTCATCGGCAAGGACGAGCAATGGCGGGTCCGTGGCACCCACCGCAACGAGAGCGTCCTGCTGCGCGGCGGGCGCGGCCTGGAGGCCCGGATGGGCGGAGGGCGCGACACCGTCGTCGGCACGCGTGGCCCCGACGTCCTGGACATGGGTGGTGGCCGTGACTTCGCCAACGGCCGCCAAGGGAGGGACACCTGCCTTGCTGCCGAGCGGGTCCGGAGCTGCGAGAACGTGCGCGGCGGCCGGTCGGACCGCGCGGTGCGCCAGGCGCGTGAGCAGGCACGCGATGCGCTCGGGGGCGTCGTGCCCCGGACCAGTGCGGTGCCTCGCCTGCCGGTAGGCGGGTCCGGGCTGCACGAGTGA
- a CDS encoding MBL fold metallo-hydrolase, whose protein sequence is MRVKLGRPSLDPYRQRFDVPEADAGPSVTFLGVSTLLFDDGEAAVMFDGFFSRPSLAKVALRPLRPDVRRIDAALDRLGLGPRVGQRRLEAVVPVHTHYDHAQDSAEVARRTGAVLVGGESTANLGRGGGLPEERLRTVTSGESVPYGAWSLTLFASRHCPPDRYPGEITQPLVPPARASAYSCGEAWAVLVEHVSGRTALVQGSAGFEPGLLDDREAQVAYLGVGQLGIQDQGYIESYWAHTVGTLGCRRAVLTHWDDFFRPLDQPLRALPFAGDDLDATMRVLEPLAAAGGTALHFPTVWRREDPWQGLG, encoded by the coding sequence ATGCGTGTGAAGCTCGGCCGCCCCTCCCTCGACCCCTACCGTCAGCGGTTCGACGTGCCGGAGGCCGACGCGGGGCCGAGCGTGACGTTCCTCGGGGTCTCCACGCTGCTCTTCGACGACGGTGAGGCGGCTGTGATGTTCGACGGCTTCTTCTCCCGCCCCTCGCTCGCGAAGGTGGCCCTGCGCCCGCTGCGCCCCGACGTCCGCCGCATCGACGCGGCCCTCGACCGGCTGGGCCTCGGACCGCGCGTGGGACAACGGCGCCTCGAGGCGGTCGTCCCGGTCCACACCCACTACGACCACGCCCAGGACTCGGCCGAGGTCGCCCGACGCACGGGCGCGGTGCTCGTCGGCGGTGAGTCGACGGCAAACCTCGGGCGCGGGGGCGGGCTGCCGGAGGAGCGGCTGCGGACGGTCACCTCCGGTGAGTCGGTGCCGTACGGCGCCTGGTCGTTGACGCTGTTCGCCTCCCGGCACTGCCCTCCCGACCGCTACCCCGGAGAGATCACCCAGCCACTGGTCCCGCCGGCCCGGGCGAGCGCCTACAGCTGCGGGGAGGCCTGGGCCGTGCTCGTCGAGCACGTCAGCGGACGCACCGCACTGGTGCAGGGGAGTGCAGGGTTCGAGCCCGGGCTGCTCGACGACCGGGAGGCGCAGGTGGCCTACCTCGGGGTGGGTCAGCTGGGCATCCAGGACCAGGGCTACATCGAGTCCTACTGGGCCCACACCGTCGGGACCCTCGGCTGCCGACGGGCGGTCCTCACGCACTGGGACGACTTCTTCCGCCCGTTGGACCAGCCGCTGCGCGCGCTGCCCTTCGCCGGGGACGACCTCGACGCGACCATGCGGGTGCTCGAGCCGCTCGCAGCGGCAGGCGGCACCGCCCTCCACTTCCCCACGGTGTGGCGCCGCGAGGACCCGTGGCAGGGCCTGGGGTGA
- a CDS encoding SRPBCC family protein, whose protein sequence is MTGARTVENHVDVPSPPAAVWDRVVDPEGINHEMRPWMTMTMPRAARGLTVETVPLGRPLGRAWLRLLGVVPFDYDDLTIVEIDPGRRFLERSTMLSMSRWEHERTLTPVPGGTRVHDRVVLEPRLPVPGLSAVLARVVDLFFKHRQRRLRAHFSRD, encoded by the coding sequence GCCCGCAGCGGTGTGGGATCGAGTGGTCGACCCCGAGGGGATCAACCACGAGATGCGGCCCTGGATGACGATGACGATGCCCCGCGCGGCGAGGGGACTGACGGTCGAGACAGTCCCGCTCGGGCGACCGCTCGGGCGCGCCTGGCTGCGGCTCCTCGGGGTCGTCCCGTTCGACTACGACGACCTGACCATCGTCGAGATCGATCCGGGCCGTCGCTTCCTGGAGCGGTCCACGATGCTGAGCATGAGCCGCTGGGAGCACGAGCGGACGTTGACGCCGGTCCCCGGTGGCACGCGCGTGCATGACCGCGTCGTCCTCGAACCACGGCTGCCGGTCCCGGGTCTGTCGGCGGTGCTCGCACGGGTGGTCGACCTGTTCTTCAAGCACCGCCAGCGCCGACTGCGCGCCCACTTCTCGAGGGACTGA